Proteins from a genomic interval of Nerophis lumbriciformis linkage group LG01, RoL_Nlum_v2.1, whole genome shotgun sequence:
- the LOC133614509 gene encoding E3 SUMO-protein ligase ZBED1-like, with the protein MKTTHPESHSELVKRQAHAAVKEPAPPPAARQKTLHESLQKSQVYPDESQRAREITTSLAKMIVKDLQPISIVEDQGFRHFMKVVDPRYQIPSRKSMMTGEIPKLYEHAQKTVKDSMQSASSVVLTTDMWTARTTEGYLTLSGHFIDKDWQMQSCNLATIHVAVQHTADNISELLKKTTDEWGITSKVHAVVTDNGANMVSAVRKTCWKHIPCFSHTLNLIVKDSIKADTSLESSLEKCSAIVRFFHHSTRATDKLKEVQNQLNLPQHKLIQSVDTRWNSVLYMIDRLYEQQQAITTTLCLLGRNNMCLCDEEWSHIRQASDVLRPFEEATKEVSAEQYVTISKVIPLVCLLLQKVTTSADQGNSLASQLAAQCKRRFQNIEHNHTLAASTFLDIRFRNIVFSDSANVEMIKSRIITEMQALACAETQSTRHEAAATASTVTQESPAECSSSKGIWQEFDSRVLAFQSNRTANTDAYVEMRRYMEEKVIPRSEDPLVWWKKNETTFPMLNKVAKKYLGTIATSVPAERLFSKAGEIISQRRNRIKAENVNMLLFLNSNLRLQ; encoded by the exons ATGAAGACCACACATCCCGAGAGCCACAGCGAGCTGGTAAAAAGACAGGCTCACGCTGCTGTGAAAGAACCTGCACCGCCACCCGCAGCCCGGCAGAAGACCCTGCACGAAAGTCTGCAAAAAAGCCAAGTGTATCCAG ATGAGTCTCAAAGAGCACGTGAGATCACAACAAGCCTTGCCAAAATGATTGTGAAGGACTTGCAACCCATTTCAATAGTAGAGGACCAAGGTTTCCGGCATTTTATGAAGGTGGTAGATCCTCGATACCAGATCCCTAGTCGGAAatccatgatgacaggtgaaaTTCCCAAACTGTACGAGCATGCACAAAAAACAGTAAAGGACTCCATGCAATCAGCAAGCAGTGTGGTTTTAACAACCGACATGTGGACTGCAAGAACCACTGAAGGTTATTTGACTCTGTCAGGACATTTTATTGACAAAGACTGGCAGATGCAGTCTTGCAATCTTGCAACAATCCATGTAGCTGTGCAGCACACAGCAGACAATATATCTGAACTCCTCAAAAAAACAACTGATGAATGGGGCATCACCAGTAAGGTTCATGCGGTTGTTACAGACAATGGAGCCAATATGGTCTCTGCTGTGCGTAAAACTTGTTGGAAACATATTCcttgtttttctcacacactcaACCTCATTGTGAAGGACTCCATTAAGGCTGACACAAGTCTTGAGTCCAGCTTGGAGAAATGTAGTGCCATTGTTCGGTTCTTCCATCACAGCACCAGAGCAACTGACAAGCTAAAAGAAGTACAAAATCAGTTGAATTTACCACAGCATAAACTAATCCAATCAGTGGATACTAGATGGAACTCTGTGTTGTACATGATTGACAGACTGTATGAGCAACAACAAGCCATCACAACAACACTTTGTCTTCTCGGGAGAAACAACATGTGCCTATGTGATGAAGAATGGTCCCACATCAGGCAGGCCAGTGATGTCCTCAGGCCTTTTGAAGAGGCCACCAAGGAGGTTTCAGCAGAGCAGTATGTCACGATTTCCAAAGTCATACCTCTGGTCTGTCTTCTTCTCCAGAAAGTAACCACATCTGCTGACCAGGGTAACAGTCTGGCTTCACAACTTGCTGCACAATGCAAGCGAAGGTTCCAAAACATTGAACACAACCACACTCTTGCAGCCAGCACCTTTTTGGACATTCGCTTCAGAAACATTGTGTTCAGTGATTCTGCAAATGTGGAGATGATTAAATCACGGATCATCACAGAAATGCAAGCCCTGGCCTGCGCTGAAACACAGTCAACGAGACATGAGGCCGCCGCGACTGCATCAACTGTGACACAAGAGTCACCTGCTGAGTGCTCATCATCCAAGGGAATATGGCAGGAGTTTGACAGTCGTGTTCTGGCTTTTCAGAGCAATCGCACAGCAAACACAGATGCGTATGTTGAAATGAGAAGATACATGGAGGAAAAGGTGATCCCAAGGAGTGAGGACCCTTTGGTTTGGTGGAAAAAAAATGAAACCACATTCCCAATGCTGAACAAAGTTGCGAAAAAATACCTTGGAACTATTGCAACGTCTGTTCCAGCAGAGAGACTCTTCTCTAAGGCCGGAGAAATAATCAGCCAGAGGCGTAATCGTATCAAAGCAGAAAACGTGAACATGTTACTTTTCCTGAACAGCAATCTGAGACTTCAGTAA